GAGTTCCCGGATGAAGACGTACTGGGCGTGGTTGGTGTCCTGGTACTCGTCGACCATGACGTGGCGGAACCGGCGACGGTAGTATTCGGCGACCTCGGGATGACGCTGCAGCAACGCCACGGTCTCGCCGATGAGGTCGTCGAAGTCGAACGCGTTGGCCGCCCGCAGGCGACGCTGATACTCCGCGAAGATCTGGGCGATCACCAGCACCGACGGTTCCCCGTCCGTCGCGGTCGCCAACGCGTCCTCCGGGCTGATCAGTTCGTTCTTGAGGTTGGAGATGCTGACCGCGACACCACGCGGGCTGTACTTCTTGGGGTCGAGCTCCAGATCTCGGATGATCATGCCCAGCAGGCGCTTCGAGTCATCGGAGTCGTAGATGGAGAAATTCGAGTTGCGCGGTCCGAGCAGCGCCGACTGGGCACGCAGGATGCGGACACACGTCGAGTGGAAGGTCGATACCCACATGAAGTTGGCCCGCGGACCCACGAGTTCGATGACCCGTTCCCGCATCTCCGCGGCGGCCTTGTTGGTGAAGGTGATCGCCAGGATCTGACCGGGAGTGGTGTCGCGCTCGGCGAGCAGATAGGCGATGCGCCGGGTGAGCACCGCGGTCTTGCCCGAACCCGCGCCCGCGACGATCAGCAGCGGAGCACCGGCATGCAGGACCGCCGCGCGTTGGGGCGGGTTCAGCCCGTCGAGGAGACGGGCGGTGCGGTCCTCGGGCGCGGTGCCGATACCGGATTCCGGGGAGGTGGGGGCCGTCTCGCGGGTGGAGCTTGTCATCAGGAGACAAGGCTACTCCGGCGGGCCGACATTCCCGGACACGGGCGACCGGCCGGGAAGCCGCGCGGACGGACCGTCGGGGATCCGCGCACCGGGTGGCGCAGCGGTTACGATATGCCCGAAATCTCGGGATGTGTGCCGCCCGGGGGGTCATTCATCCGGCGCATGTTGCCGACCGCGCCCGTCGTGGTCTGCTGTCACCATGGACGACCGCTGTGGGTCGTCCCGGCATCTGAAGGGGTCTGCGATGAAGCGTCAGTCCAACACCGTCCCCGTGTTGGTGTTCGGCACCGGGGTCGTCGCGTTGATCGTCGCACTGATCCTCGCCTTCGTGCCGTTCTCCACCAGCGGCGCCGCCGAACCGACCGCGGCCTTCACCGCGCAGAAGAATCTCGACGAGGTCGCCTTCCAACTGGGCAGCGCCCCCGGGGCGCGCTATTCCGGGACGTTGTCGATGACCAGCGACGGTTCCGCGGGCACCAAGACGGTCGAATTCACCGATCTCACCGTGGCGTCCACCAAGAACGCCGAAGGCAGCATCACCTTCGATTCGACGGGCGCGCAGTACCGCCAGATCGGCAACTACCGCTACGTCAACGGACCGTCGAAGCTCTGGCGGGACCTGTTCGCCGGTGCGTCGATCGCCAGTCAGATCGACTTCGCCGCAACGGACAACAAGTGGACCAATCTGCGGTATTCGGGTCTGCCGGACCTGGGCTATCTGTTGTCACCGGCCCTGCTCGCGGGACGGATCGGCAACACCGAGCGCGTCAAGGAACCCGAACTCGGCCTCGAGCTGCCCGCGCCGAACAAAGGTCTGCCCGACGCCCGGTTCTGGCCCACCAGCGACCCGCAGGTGACCGCCATCGGTGCCGACAAGGTGCAGGTCGGGACGATGGAGACGACGTTCGATCCGTCGTCGAAGCGGGTCACCCACATCAAGGGCGAGTTCGCCCGGGAGGGCTACCGCGTGACCGTGGACACGGCGGTGGACCTGCTTGCGCCCGAGGACCTGACCAAGCTCTTCGCCAACGAGCGATCCCTCGTCCCGGAACTCACCAACGTCCCAGCCCCTGCGGTACCGCTCGCCGGCAATGCGATCAACACCCGCGCCTCCGGCAACTGCACCACGGCCGCCTGCGAGTTCACCATCGCGGCCAGCGGCGCGCTCGCCCCCGAGGTCGTCACCGAGATGCGCGGGGCCACCGGCCACGTGAACTTCGGGATCACCGTGCAGTTCGAGGTCGACGGCTCCCGTGCGGGCGAACGCGGCGGCACCTGCACGCGGGTCCTCACCGTCCCGTTCGGCGGTCGAACCCAGACCACGTGCTCGGCGACGAATCTGCCGCCCGGTTCCCGCAGCGTCAAGACCGCCACGAACATCCAGTTGCTGCCGTTCATCGAGGTGACCGCGACAGATCTGACGGACTACATCGACAGCCAGGAAAAGTCGAGCAAGCAGCCTGTCGAGATGGTGCGCACGGGCTCCAAGAAGGCCGAGGCGGCCCGCTACAACGACCAAGTGGCCGGATTCCCGAGCAGCTACGGCATCAAGCAGGGTGACTACGTCTTCGACGGCGTCGGCCCCGAGGGCAACCTGTTCGTCGCGTTCGGACCCGGCTACGCACAGCACATCACCACCGGGCGGCTCGACCCGAGTTGGTCGGGGACGTCCATGCTCACCGATCAGTTGAAGCAGCAGATCGCCGCCTCCGGCGACCGCGAGATCACCTATGTGACCGCGGAGGAGGAACTCGCGACCGCCCTGCGGCTGCTCGCCATCGGCGAGGGCATCAGCTCGGACAAGTTGAAGGTGTTCGCGACCGCGCCCGACAACTCGTGACCTGACGGGTCAACCGACGAGCCGCGCCTCGGCCACCTCGCCGACCCGACCCTCGCCGGTGTGCAACGTCAGTCCCGCCGTGACCGGACGGACGGCGATGGCGCGTCCGCGACCTTCCAGCTGGACGTAGACGACGTGCAGACCTGCCTGCACCGGTACCCGGACCGTGCGTCCACCCTCCAGCGACATGTCGAGTTGCCCGGATCGGTTGGCGCAGTAGCTGACACCGATCGTCCAGCGCCACTGGATCAATGGGCCGTCGAGGGACAGGCGCCCGGGACCGGTGATCTCCGGCCGATCGCATGCCCCGCGGCCGGGACGGATCTTGCGGGCCGGGGTCACCGCACCCGGAACGAGGTTGCCGGCACTGTCGAGCACGTTGAGCCGGTCGGTGGTCACCGCGAACTCCGGACGATCCCGCACGCGTCCGAAGGTATGACTGATCTGGTTGTTCGGGTATGCGACCGGCAACAGCACCTCGAGCGGCAGGGACTGGTCGAACATCGGATGGTCGCGGTTGGCGGCCAGCGAGCGCTTCGCGGTGGCGAGATAGTCGCCGGTCGGGTCGTCGCGCCACGACGTCGAGAACGACACGAGGGAGATCGTCGCCGAGGCGACGGCGAGCGCGCCGACCAGAGCCACCACCGGCACGAGGCCACGATCGTCGGCACCGGGTCGCGCATGGCGGACGGCGGTCGCCGTGCGGGCACGCTCCGGCGAGCCGATGATGAGCGCGATCGCGATCGTGATCACCACCGCGGTGTCGGGGAGGTAGCGCATCGTCTGGGCGAGCTCGAGTGCCGTGTTGGCGCTGGAGCGGTTCCACATCACCGGAATCTGTGCGGCGATCACGTAGAACGCGGTGCAGATGACCACCCCGGCAGCACCGCGACGTCGTGACACCGCCCACCAGACGAGCACCGCGAGGACCACCCACCCGAGCACGATCATCCAGACCGGAGGGAAGCCCATCGGTGGACTCGGCACCCACCGTTCCCACTCCCATGGTCCGCCGACGAAGGACGGGATGACCGCGTCGTTGATCGACCGCCACACCAAGCGCGCGGTCTGTGCGATCGAATGCTGACCGGCGGTGGCATCGGAGACGGAGAAAAAGACGACCAGCCAGATGACGAAGACGATTGACATCGACGCCCACAGCGTGCGCGCCGCGGAGAAGGCGCGCGTCAGTGCCGTGTCGGCGTATCCCGGGGTCGCACGGTCATCGCCGATCGCCCCGGTCGCGTCCGGATCCGCCGTCGCGGTGGTCCCCGGCGACCGGGATCCCGTGTAGCGCACGGCCAGCACCGCCGCCGCGAAAGCAACCGGGAGGATGAACAACGACTTCTCGAAGAATGCGAGCGCCACCACGAAGATCACCGTCGACCGGATGACGATCAGGCGCGCGTCCGGTCGCCGGCCACGCGACCGGACCAGCAGGACCGCGTCGGCGACGATCCAGGCCATCGCGGCCTGCATCGGCAGCGAGTTGAGGGCTGCCGCCCACCACGCGAACGCCGGGACCGTCATCGGGGTGACCAGATAGAACGCCAGCGCGGCCAACGCCCCGATCCCGGCGGTCCGACCCGCCACGACCCGGATCATCCGCCACACGGCGAGCGATGCCAGCGCCTGCATCACCACGAGGGTGATCGCCGGGAGGACCCAGTTCACCGGTGCGATCACCGTGGAGATGCCGGCGACCAGGAAGGCAGCGGGCATGAAATGTCCGTCGTGACTGTGGCCGAGGTAGTCCCAGCTGAGGATGGGCTGCGACGACGCGCGGCCGATCAGCACGAGATCGTCCCAATAGAAGTTGCCGGTGGCCGCCAGCCAGGCCCGAACCACCAGCTGCGCGATGATCAACGCGATGGCCACCGACGACACCGTCCGCCTGCTGAGCATGCGGTCCAGTCTCACGGCCACCATGGCCCGTGGCAAAATCGGTCGGGTGACTGACGCCAACACACCCGACGACAAGGCCGGTAGCGCCATCGGTACCGGAACACCGTTCGACGCGGACGCCTACGACCTGTCCGCGGATGTCGACGCGTTGGCCGAGGACATCGACCTGCTCCGCGGTGAGATCGATCGCCTCGATGCGATGATCCTGGCCGCCGTCAAGCGCCGTTCGGCGGTGTCGAAGAAGATCGGTGCGGCCCGGATGGCCTCCGGTGGCCCGCGGTTGGTGCACAGTCGCGAGGTCAAGGTCCTCGACCGCTTCGCCGAACTCGGCCAGGAGGGCCATACGCTCGCGATGTTGCTGCTGCGGCTGGGTCGCGGTCCGCTGGGTCGCTAGCCAAGCCGTCGCGGCCCGGGCAACGACAGCATAGGGTTGACGCCATGAGTGACGTCTCCGGCAGCGACTTCGACACCAGTGACCACGACGACATCACCGCAACCCAATCCTGGCAGGCACT
This sequence is a window from Gordonia insulae. Protein-coding genes within it:
- a CDS encoding chorismate mutase codes for the protein MARGKIGRVTDANTPDDKAGSAIGTGTPFDADAYDLSADVDALAEDIDLLRGEIDRLDAMILAAVKRRSAVSKKIGAARMASGGPRLVHSREVKVLDRFAELGQEGHTLAMLLLRLGRGPLGR